In Leopardus geoffroyi isolate Oge1 chromosome D1, O.geoffroyi_Oge1_pat1.0, whole genome shotgun sequence, a single window of DNA contains:
- the LOC123602513 gene encoding olfactory receptor 51I1, with the protein MLGVNGTPFQPATLQLTGIPGMQTGHAWVALIFCILYLISIIGNLSILTLVVQEPALHQPMYCFLSMLSLNDLGVSLSTLPTVLATFCFNHRHIGFDACLVQMFFIHTFSFMESGILLAMSFDRFVAICDPLRYATVLTNSRILVMGLGILTKSFITLFPFPFLVKRLPFCKGKVLHHSYCLHPDLMKVACGDTHVNNIYGLFVVIFTYGVDSAFILLSYALILRAVLAIASQEQRLKAFNTCMSHICAVLAFYVPIITVSMIHRFWKSAPPVVHVMMSNVYLFVPPMLNPIIYSVKTKEIRRGILKVLYKSQS; encoded by the coding sequence GGGTTGCCCTGATTTTCTGCATCCTCTACCTGATTTCCATCATAGGCAACCTCAGCATCCTCACTCTGGTGGTTCAGGAGCCTGCTCTGCACCAGCCCATGTACTGCTTCCTCTCTATGCTCTCTCTCAACGATCTGGGAGTGTCCTTGTCTACACTTCCCACTGTGCTTGCTACCTTCTGCTTCAACCACCGCCATATTGGCTTCGATGCCTGCTTGGTCCAGATGTTCTTCATCCACACTTTCTCTTTCATGGAATCAGGCATACTGTTGGCCATGAGCTTTGATCGTTTTGTGGCTATTTGTGACCCACTGCGCTATGCTACTGTGCTCACCAACAGCCGCATCCTGGTTATGGGCCTGGGCATCCTCACCAAGAGTTTCATcactcttttccctttcccctttttgGTAAAACGGCTGCCCTTCTGCAAGGGCAAAGTTCTGCATCACTCATACTGCCTCCATCCAGATCTCATGAAAGTGGCGTGTGGAGACACCCATGTTAACAACATCTATGGGCTTTTTGTGGTCATTTTCACCTATGGTGTAGACTCAGCGTTCATCCTGCTTTCTTATGCATTGATCCTCAGAGCCGTGCTGGCCATCGCATCTCAGGAGCAGCGGCTCAAGGCCTTCAACACCTGCATGTCACACATCTGTGCAGTGCTGGCTTTTTATGTGCCCATAATTACTGTCTCCATGATCCACCGCTTCTGGAAGAGTGCCCCACCTGTTGTTCATGTCATGATGTCCAATGTCTACCTGTTTGTACCCCCCATGCTCAACCCCATCATCTACAGTGTGAAGACAAAGGAGATACGCAGAGGGATCCTCAAAGTCCTCTATAAATCCCAGAGCTGA